The genomic window GTCAACATCCTGTTCGCCGTCCCGGCCATCTTCTCCTACCTCCTCGGCGCGGTGGAGCGCGGCGCCTTCCCCGGGGAGGCCCTGGGCCGGACAAAGCTGATGATCTCGGGAGGCGACCGCCTGAGCCCCAACCTGCACGAGCACGCCCTGCGCCTCGTCGGCAAGGACGTCATGGAGGGGTACGGCCTGACCGAGACCTCGCCCGTCGTCGCGGTCAACCGGAGCTACGAGACGCATCGCGCCGGTACCGTCGGGCCCTTCATCGGCGGGTACGAGTGGCACCTGCGCACCCGCGAGGGGCAGAGGACCGATGAGGACGAGGGCGTGCTCTGGGTGCGCGGCCCCTCGGTGACGAAGGGGTATTTCCGCGCCCCCGAGCTCACGGCGGAGCGGTTCGACGGCGACTGGTTCAACACGGGCGACTACGTGCGCATCGAGGACGGCTACATCCGGATCCTCGACCGCGTGACGGACATCATCATCGTCGGGGGGTTCAACGTCTATCCCCAGGAGGTCGAGAAGGTGCTGACGGAGCACCCGGACGTCCAGACCGCGATCGTCGTCGGCATGCCGCACCCTGTCAGCGGAGAGATCGCCAAGGCCTTCGTCCAGCGCAGGGAGGGCTCGGCGGTGACGGACCGCGAGCTGGTGAAGTTCGCCAAGGAGCGTCTGGCCCACTTCAAGGTGCCCCGGAGCGTGGAGTTCGTGGACTCGTTCCCCCTTTCCGGTACGGGCAAGATCCTGCGCCGCGTCCTGCGACAGCAGGCCGGAGAGAGGGCCCTGTGATGAAGCGGAGGCTCCGGCTGGCGACCTTCAACGTAAACTCCGTCCGAAGCCGCCTGCCCGTTCTGGAACGCTGGCTGCCCGAGGGGGGGGTCGACCTCCTGTTCCTCCAGGAGACCAAGGCCGTGGACGCCGACTTCCCCGTCGCGGCCTTCGAGGCCCTGGGGTATGGGGTCCGCTTTTGCGGCGAGAAGTCCTATAACGGCGTCGCCGTGGCGGCCCGGGACGGCGACGCCCTGAAAAACGTCTCGTTCGGCTTCGGGGATGGAGAGGAGCCCGGCTTCCCCACCCGCGTCGTCCTGACCCGGTTCGGGGA from Fretibacterium sp. OH1220_COT-178 includes these protein-coding regions:
- a CDS encoding AMP-binding protein, translated to MTQRLEAIIDETVLAHKDDPCYWWEGAWYSGADFLRLADACERALSDAGFTEGQRLVVMMKNCPIIPALSLAVWRLGGAFCPLNVAAGMLSLQGTLDLIEPFAVVLSDSVKAEVGQFLQEKGIACAVCPPEGPLPSFKGVPGKPESRDLAVIFATSGTTGLPKAVPLTHTNLVDNCRQTWEAVEGLEPGDVFLNVLPNFHSFGYTVSTVLPLTMRARMAIVPAFLPPQPAMKAILEAPVNILFAVPAIFSYLLGAVERGAFPGEALGRTKLMISGGDRLSPNLHEHALRLVGKDVMEGYGLTETSPVVAVNRSYETHRAGTVGPFIGGYEWHLRTREGQRTDEDEGVLWVRGPSVTKGYFRAPELTAERFDGDWFNTGDYVRIEDGYIRILDRVTDIIIVGGFNVYPQEVEKVLTEHPDVQTAIVVGMPHPVSGEIAKAFVQRREGSAVTDRELVKFAKERLAHFKVPRSVEFVDSFPLSGTGKILRRVLRQQAGERAL